In the Flagellimonas sp. HMM57 genome, one interval contains:
- a CDS encoding FKBP-type peptidyl-prolyl cis-trans isomerase — MEYGPEARLIPGFKEGLQTMKVGDKIRLFIPPHLGYGAQGGGPIPPNSDLIFDLEIVGIQE, encoded by the coding sequence ATGGAATACGGGCCCGAAGCACGTTTGATTCCTGGATTCAAAGAAGGGTTACAAACGATGAAAGTTGGTGATAAAATTCGTTTATTTATTCCACCACATCTGGGTTATGGAGCACAAGGTGGAGGCCCTATCCCACCAAACTCTGACCTTATCTTTGATTTGGAAATCGTTGGAATTCAAGAATAG
- a CDS encoding M48 family metallopeptidase, with product MEKTTLFYIIIGILVIQYLIHQLLEYLNAKHFKTKVPSELSDVYDDKEYHKSQQYKNANYRFSLLSDGFSLILTLCFLFFGGFEWIDTLTRSVTTDTIPMALLFFGIIMLGSTFLGIPFSYYQTFVIEERYGFNKTSKKLFFLDKIKGLLLTTIFGGGVLSLFILFYQWTGPNFWIYAWIMIGAVILFMNLFYSRFIVPLFNKQTPLAEGSLKNAIENYAKKVGFELNNIFVIDGSKRSTKANAYFSGFGKEKRITLFDTLIDDLSEDEIVAVLAHEVGHYKRNHIIFNLIVSLGLTGFTLFILSLFINIPEVSLAIGVNTASFHAGLVGFVLLYSPISEITGLAMNYLSRKFEFQADDYAKNTFAAMPLVTSLKKLSKNSLSNLTPHPAYVFVHYSHPPLVERIRNLKA from the coding sequence ATGGAAAAAACTACTCTGTTCTACATTATTATAGGTATTCTAGTAATTCAATATTTGATTCATCAATTATTGGAGTATTTAAATGCAAAACATTTTAAAACCAAAGTGCCTTCTGAATTAAGCGATGTATATGATGACAAAGAATACCATAAATCGCAACAATACAAGAATGCCAATTACCGATTCAGTTTGCTTTCCGATGGTTTTTCTTTGATACTCACCCTTTGTTTTCTATTCTTTGGTGGCTTTGAATGGATAGATACGTTAACACGTTCTGTTACGACCGATACAATTCCTATGGCCTTACTATTTTTTGGCATCATTATGTTGGGAAGTACTTTTCTAGGAATTCCTTTTTCATACTACCAGACTTTTGTAATCGAGGAACGTTATGGTTTCAATAAAACCTCCAAAAAATTATTTTTTCTTGATAAAATCAAAGGACTCCTGCTGACCACAATTTTTGGCGGTGGTGTGCTTTCACTTTTCATATTGTTCTATCAGTGGACTGGTCCAAATTTTTGGATTTACGCTTGGATTATGATTGGCGCTGTCATTTTGTTCATGAATTTATTTTATAGCAGATTTATTGTCCCTTTATTTAACAAACAAACGCCACTCGCGGAAGGAAGTCTAAAAAATGCAATCGAGAACTATGCCAAAAAAGTTGGTTTTGAGCTCAATAATATTTTTGTAATTGACGGCTCAAAACGATCAACCAAGGCCAATGCCTACTTTTCCGGTTTTGGAAAGGAAAAACGAATCACGTTGTTCGATACCCTGATCGATGATTTGAGCGAAGATGAAATTGTTGCGGTCTTAGCCCATGAAGTCGGACATTATAAAAGAAATCATATCATTTTTAACTTGATAGTATCTCTGGGTCTGACCGGTTTTACGCTTTTCATCCTTTCCCTTTTTATCAATATTCCCGAAGTGTCCTTGGCCATAGGGGTAAATACAGCCAGTTTTCATGCAGGTCTGGTCGGTTTTGTGTTATTGTACAGTCCAATTTCTGAGATTACTGGATTGGCCATGAACTACCTATCCCGAAAGTTTGAGTTTCAAGCGGACGATTATGCCAAAAATACGTTTGCTGCCATGCCTTTGGTAACCTCATTGAAAAAATTATCAAAAAACAGTTTGAGCAATTTAACCCCGCACCCTGCCTACGTTTTCGTACACTACTCCCACCCACCTCTTGTTGAACGTATTAGAAACCTAAAGGCATAA
- a CDS encoding DUF6503 family protein gives MNKVIILLLAVAIGACKPAPKKEEAKTSPQEESLEPKKAFPEALEKVFAAHGGLETWNRHRTLSYDLPKKDFTETHTIDLWSRKDRVDTDTFSLGFDGKEVWLLDTESEYKGDAGFYHNLMFYFYAMPFVLADDGIIYSETEDVIYEDKNYPGVRISYESGVGASSKDEYFIHYNPDNHQMAWLGYTVTYRSGEASDNVKWIRYDDWQTLHGLTLPKSITWHSVEEGKILDARSTVAFENVMVDTNSKSEDFYAKPEAAKFVEVKKN, from the coding sequence ATGAACAAAGTAATTATCCTGCTGCTCGCAGTTGCCATTGGCGCCTGTAAGCCTGCTCCAAAAAAAGAGGAAGCAAAAACAAGTCCTCAAGAAGAAAGCCTTGAACCTAAAAAAGCATTTCCAGAGGCCTTGGAAAAAGTCTTTGCTGCCCATGGGGGGTTGGAAACCTGGAATAGACACAGAACACTGTCTTATGATTTGCCAAAAAAAGATTTTACAGAGACACATACCATAGATTTATGGTCACGAAAAGATAGGGTGGATACCGATACGTTTTCTCTTGGTTTTGATGGAAAAGAAGTTTGGCTTTTAGATACCGAAAGTGAATATAAAGGTGATGCCGGTTTTTACCATAACCTGATGTTCTATTTTTATGCAATGCCTTTTGTCCTTGCCGATGATGGTATCATTTATTCGGAGACAGAAGATGTAATCTATGAGGACAAAAACTATCCTGGCGTACGAATTTCTTATGAATCTGGTGTGGGTGCGTCTTCCAAAGATGAATATTTTATCCATTATAATCCTGATAACCATCAAATGGCTTGGTTGGGATACACTGTGACCTACAGGTCTGGTGAAGCTTCTGATAACGTAAAATGGATTAGATATGACGATTGGCAAACCCTACATGGTCTTACTTTACCAAAATCAATTACATGGCATAGTGTCGAAGAAGGTAAAATCCTAGATGCCAGAAGCACGGTCGCTTTTGAAAATGTAATGGTGGATACTAATTCAAAATCAGAAGATTTTTACGCAAAACCTGAAGCTGCAAAATTTGTTGAGGTGAAGAAAAATTAA
- a CDS encoding bifunctional (p)ppGpp synthetase/guanosine-3',5'-bis(diphosphate) 3'-pyrophosphohydrolase: MTEAAIEKENKQIAKQYKELLRISYQNLTSEDKKLIRSAFDVAVDAHKDQRRKSGEAYIFHPIAVAKIVASEIGLDAVSIASALLHDVVEDTPYTLADIERMFGETVARIVDGLTKISHLKKDKDVSQQAENFRKMLLTLHDDVRVIIIKIADRYHNMLTMDSMPEHKQVKIASETLYIYAPLAHRIGLYNIKTHLEDLSLKYTEPEVYQDIQAKIEDTEEEQLAYIEDFSNVIRTSLDKEGLNYDIKGRMKSIFSIRRKMKVQNVSFDEVYDKFALRIIYKSDRKNEKFLAWKIYSIVTDHFTPNPIRLRDWITSPKSTGYEALHITVMGPKGKWVEVQIRSERMHEIAEKGYAAHFKYKHGEQKEQGIEDWLNRLQEALETSNNNAVDFVEEFKLNLYSKEIFVFTPKGELKSMPKGATPLDFAFHIHTEIGMKTRGARVNGKLVPLGSELRSGDQVEIITSESAKPNQSWLDYAHTARARSKIKSSLGEEKKSVAADGKEILRRKLKSQKITLNEDTVNKLVTYFKLKTSLDLFYRVGIGVIDNERIKEFASSYHNAFLNFFKNRIRRNPTPKDIDKEEITTTYDMLVFGKEEEKLSYKLSQCCNPIPGDDVFGFLSVSDGIKVHKKNCPNAISLQSNYAYRIMTAKWIDSTQEDFKADINITGIDNLGLVNEITNIISDNMHVNMRNLNFSADGGTFTGKITLVVKNNAILKKLVNNLKQIEGIDKVTRI; encoded by the coding sequence ATGACAGAAGCTGCTATAGAAAAAGAGAACAAGCAAATTGCGAAGCAATACAAAGAATTGCTCCGGATAAGCTATCAAAACTTGACTTCGGAGGACAAGAAATTGATACGCTCAGCTTTTGACGTGGCCGTTGATGCACATAAAGACCAGCGTAGAAAATCTGGTGAAGCTTATATTTTTCATCCGATTGCCGTGGCAAAGATAGTAGCCTCGGAAATTGGTTTGGATGCCGTTTCCATAGCTTCTGCTTTGCTTCACGATGTTGTGGAAGATACGCCTTACACACTCGCGGATATAGAGCGTATGTTTGGTGAAACCGTTGCTCGTATCGTTGACGGCCTCACAAAAATATCACACTTAAAAAAGGATAAAGATGTAAGCCAGCAAGCAGAGAACTTTAGAAAAATGCTGTTGACCTTGCATGATGATGTACGGGTTATCATTATTAAAATTGCGGATAGGTACCACAACATGCTCACCATGGATTCCATGCCCGAGCACAAACAGGTGAAGATAGCTTCGGAAACCTTATACATTTATGCACCATTGGCCCATCGAATAGGGCTTTACAATATAAAAACACATTTAGAGGACCTCAGCTTAAAATATACGGAGCCAGAGGTATACCAAGATATACAGGCAAAAATTGAAGATACCGAGGAAGAACAATTGGCTTACATCGAAGATTTTTCCAATGTTATAAGGACTTCACTGGATAAAGAAGGACTGAATTACGACATCAAAGGAAGGATGAAATCCATTTTTTCCATCAGAAGAAAAATGAAGGTGCAAAATGTTTCTTTTGATGAGGTGTACGACAAATTTGCCCTGCGTATCATTTACAAATCGGATAGAAAAAATGAAAAGTTTTTAGCTTGGAAAATCTATTCTATCGTAACAGATCATTTTACGCCAAACCCTATTCGTTTGCGGGATTGGATTACATCGCCAAAATCTACAGGTTATGAAGCCTTGCACATTACCGTTATGGGACCCAAGGGAAAATGGGTAGAGGTGCAAATACGGAGCGAACGTATGCACGAGATTGCGGAAAAGGGATATGCAGCCCATTTTAAATACAAACATGGCGAACAGAAAGAACAGGGTATAGAAGATTGGTTAAACCGATTACAGGAAGCATTAGAGACTTCAAACAATAATGCGGTTGATTTTGTTGAAGAATTTAAATTGAATCTATACTCCAAGGAAATCTTTGTATTTACGCCCAAGGGAGAATTAAAGTCCATGCCCAAAGGAGCTACACCTTTGGATTTTGCTTTTCACATTCACACTGAGATAGGCATGAAAACCAGAGGGGCTAGAGTCAATGGAAAGTTGGTCCCCTTAGGGTCAGAGCTACGTAGCGGTGACCAAGTTGAAATTATTACTTCGGAAAGTGCCAAGCCCAATCAAAGTTGGTTGGATTATGCACATACGGCACGGGCACGCTCAAAAATCAAATCATCGCTTGGCGAGGAGAAAAAAAGTGTTGCAGCAGATGGCAAAGAAATCCTTCGTAGAAAACTTAAGTCGCAAAAAATAACGCTTAACGAGGATACGGTCAATAAGCTGGTCACTTATTTTAAATTAAAGACCAGCCTAGATTTATTCTATCGCGTAGGTATTGGTGTTATAGATAATGAACGAATCAAGGAATTTGCATCGTCATATCACAATGCATTCTTAAACTTCTTTAAAAACAGAATCAGACGAAATCCTACTCCCAAGGATATTGATAAGGAAGAGATTACCACTACGTATGACATGCTTGTTTTTGGCAAGGAAGAGGAAAAATTAAGCTATAAGCTTTCGCAGTGTTGCAATCCTATTCCAGGGGATGATGTTTTTGGTTTTTTAAGTGTAAGCGATGGTATAAAGGTGCACAAGAAAAATTGCCCCAATGCGATTTCCCTGCAATCCAACTACGCCTACAGAATCATGACGGCCAAATGGATAGATTCGACCCAAGAAGACTTTAAGGCAGATATTAATATTACAGGAATCGACAATTTGGGACTTGTAAATGAAATTACCAATATTATATCGGACAATATGCACGTAAACATGCGAAATTTAAATTTTTCTGCTGATGGCGGAACGTTTACGGGCAAGATTACATTGGTGGTAAAAAACAATGCCATCTTGAAAAAGTTGGTCAACAATTTAAAGCAGATAGAGGGCATAGACAAAGTCACCAGAATTTAA
- a CDS encoding amidohydrolase family protein, translated as MKMKLFAFALFLGGTALFAQDYFPKNDGVKTKNNNYRAFTNAKIYITPTQVIENGTLLIQNGKVVQAGSNVTIPKNTVIEDLKGKYIYPSFIDVFSSFGIKMPEKAKSSGRSAQYGPSREGFYWNDHIMPENNAITSFTYDKKKAEVLRKVGFGTVNSHIQDGIVRGTGVLVTLNDEGNESERILDDRSAQYHSFKKSIAKNQSYPTSLMGATALLRQLYYDMDWYGKGNVSTKDRSIEALIENKNMMQIFAAGSNGNVLRADKIGDQFGMQYAILAGGDEYENIKEVKATNAKLIVPINFPKAYDVSNPYEAHYVSLKDMRHWNLAPSNPKVLEENAIQFALTLHDLKSPTDFTSKLMKALKYGLSKTTALEALTRVPANILGKTNEIGTLQPGRQANFLITSGDIFEKGNTLYENWVQGKKHVINPKDQKDIRGEYSLSANGKTYTVSISGDAGKPKASVKQDTLKLDSKTDYTEDWLNLSFSDKAGESYRLIALVTDNIENIKGKMVSPDSRESSVTLRRTSAFQEKAKKDSAHSAPELVSLSYPNVGYGYKTKPKQENTLFKNATVWTGEAILENTDVLVKNGKISRIGKDLNAGNAKTVDATGKHVTAGIIDEHSHIAALAINEAGHNSTAEVKMTDVIDPKDMDIYRNLGGGVTTLQLLHGSANPIGGRSAILRLKWGESADGLIFQDSPKFIKFALGENVKQSNWQSFSRFPQTRMGVEQVFVDYFQRAKEYDAKKKSGQPFRYDEEMETLAEILNGERFISCHSYVQSEINMLMKVAEKFDFTVNTFTHILEGYKVADKMAEHGVGGSTFSDWWAYKYEVNDAIPHNAAIMASQGVTVAINSDDAEMSRRLNQEAGKTVKYGGMSEIEAWKTVTLNPAKLLHIDERVGSIEVGKDADLVLWSDHPLSVYAKAEKTMIEGVIYFDLEKDKMLREAAKKERNMLTNMMLNEKESGKKMQGPKQNKKDRFHCDSL; from the coding sequence ATGAAAATGAAACTCTTTGCTTTCGCTTTATTTTTGGGCGGAACGGCTTTGTTTGCACAAGATTATTTTCCAAAGAATGATGGTGTCAAAACAAAGAACAACAACTACAGGGCATTCACAAATGCCAAGATATACATTACCCCTACCCAAGTTATAGAAAATGGGACACTGCTTATTCAAAATGGAAAAGTAGTACAAGCAGGAAGCAATGTGACAATTCCAAAAAATACTGTCATTGAAGATTTAAAAGGAAAATATATTTATCCTTCTTTTATTGATGTGTTTTCCAGTTTTGGGATAAAGATGCCCGAAAAAGCTAAAAGTAGCGGGCGTTCGGCACAGTATGGACCTTCAAGAGAAGGGTTTTACTGGAATGACCATATTATGCCAGAAAATAATGCAATTACCAGTTTCACATATGATAAGAAAAAAGCAGAAGTACTGCGCAAGGTTGGTTTTGGAACGGTTAACTCCCATATTCAAGATGGTATAGTTAGGGGAACAGGAGTTCTAGTGACCTTAAATGATGAGGGAAACGAATCTGAACGAATATTGGATGACAGGTCCGCTCAATACCATTCTTTCAAAAAAAGTATTGCCAAAAATCAATCTTACCCCACTTCGCTTATGGGAGCAACTGCTCTACTGCGACAGTTATATTACGATATGGATTGGTATGGTAAAGGCAACGTGTCAACAAAAGATCGTTCCATCGAAGCATTGATAGAAAACAAAAACATGATGCAGATCTTTGCTGCAGGAAGCAATGGAAATGTATTGCGTGCCGATAAAATTGGCGACCAGTTTGGAATGCAATATGCAATTTTGGCGGGTGGTGACGAATATGAAAACATAAAAGAAGTTAAAGCTACAAATGCCAAATTGATCGTTCCCATTAACTTCCCAAAAGCTTATGATGTCTCCAACCCCTATGAAGCACATTATGTTTCTTTAAAAGATATGCGGCATTGGAACCTAGCGCCTTCAAACCCAAAAGTTTTAGAGGAAAACGCCATTCAATTTGCACTCACACTCCATGATTTAAAATCACCTACAGATTTTACATCAAAATTGATGAAAGCCTTAAAATATGGACTTTCAAAAACAACGGCATTGGAAGCACTGACAAGGGTACCTGCCAATATTTTAGGAAAGACCAACGAGATTGGCACCTTACAACCTGGCAGACAGGCAAATTTTTTGATCACTTCAGGAGATATTTTTGAAAAAGGAAACACGCTTTACGAAAATTGGGTACAAGGTAAAAAACATGTTATCAATCCAAAAGATCAAAAGGATATTCGGGGAGAATACAGTCTTTCTGCCAACGGAAAAACATACACGGTTTCAATCAGTGGAGATGCTGGTAAACCAAAGGCGAGTGTCAAACAAGACACCTTAAAACTGGATTCAAAAACTGACTATACCGAAGATTGGTTAAACCTGTCCTTTTCCGATAAAGCGGGAGAATCCTATCGGTTGATAGCCCTTGTTACGGACAACATAGAAAACATTAAAGGGAAAATGGTGTCACCCGATAGTAGGGAGTCATCCGTTACCCTTCGAAGAACATCAGCTTTTCAGGAAAAAGCAAAGAAAGATAGTGCACATTCTGCTCCAGAATTGGTAAGCCTATCCTACCCCAATGTAGGCTACGGTTATAAGACCAAACCAAAGCAGGAAAACACTCTTTTTAAGAACGCAACTGTTTGGACAGGGGAAGCCATCCTAGAAAACACCGATGTCCTGGTCAAAAACGGAAAAATTTCGAGGATAGGGAAAGATTTAAATGCAGGAAATGCCAAGACCGTTGATGCGACTGGAAAGCATGTGACCGCTGGAATCATAGATGAACATTCACACATTGCCGCATTGGCCATTAATGAGGCTGGCCACAACTCCACTGCCGAAGTAAAAATGACGGATGTAATCGACCCCAAGGACATGGATATCTATAGAAATTTGGGTGGTGGTGTCACAACGCTTCAACTACTCCATGGGTCTGCCAACCCCATTGGTGGACGTTCGGCAATATTAAGGTTAAAATGGGGCGAAAGTGCGGACGGACTTATATTCCAAGACTCACCCAAGTTTATAAAGTTTGCGTTGGGCGAAAATGTAAAACAGTCCAATTGGCAGAGCTTTTCACGTTTCCCGCAAACACGTATGGGCGTTGAACAGGTTTTTGTAGATTATTTTCAGCGGGCAAAAGAATACGATGCCAAGAAAAAAAGTGGTCAACCTTTTCGGTACGATGAAGAAATGGAAACCCTTGCGGAGATTTTGAACGGAGAGCGATTTATAAGTTGTCATTCCTACGTACAGAGCGAGATAAACATGCTGATGAAGGTCGCGGAGAAGTTTGATTTTACCGTAAATACTTTCACCCATATTCTTGAAGGATATAAGGTGGCCGATAAAATGGCCGAACACGGTGTTGGAGGTTCCACTTTTAGTGATTGGTGGGCATACAAGTATGAAGTAAATGATGCCATCCCTCACAATGCTGCAATAATGGCAAGCCAAGGCGTTACTGTAGCTATAAACAGTGATGATGCAGAAATGTCCAGAAGATTGAATCAAGAAGCGGGCAAAACAGTTAAATATGGTGGTATGTCAGAAATTGAAGCATGGAAAACCGTAACGCTGAATCCAGCAAAACTATTACACATCGATGAGCGCGTAGGGAGTATAGAAGTTGGCAAGGATGCAGATCTGGTGCTGTGGAGCGACCATCCGCTTTCTGTGTATGCCAAAGCAGAAAAGACCATGATCGAAGGTGTAATCTATTTTGATTTGGAAAAAGACAAAATGCTTAGAGAAGCTGCAAAAAAAGAGCGAAACATGCTTACAAATATGATGCTCAATGAAAAAGAGAGCGGAAAAAAAATGCAAGGCCCAAAACAGAACAAAAAAGATAGGTTTCACTGCGATAGCCTTTAA
- a CDS encoding RNA methyltransferase, with protein sequence METKLISSTQNPLIKKVLLLKEKSRERKKTGFFIIEGQREIELALKGEYLLETILFCPEVQTNFDISAYSKKQKIEIVQLSKPVYEKIAYREKTEGILAIAKGKSHGLSQIQFKTDNPLILVAEAPEKPGNIGALLRTADAAAVDAVLIANPKSDLYNPNIVRSSVGCVFTNQIGTGTTEEIIHFLKEQKIKIYCAALTASKIYLDCDFNTSSAIVVGTEATGLTEAWLQNSDQNLIIPMQGEIDSMNVSVSAAILIFEAKRQRGL encoded by the coding sequence ATGGAAACTAAATTGATTAGCAGTACCCAGAACCCATTGATTAAAAAGGTATTATTGCTAAAGGAAAAATCCCGTGAACGAAAAAAAACTGGATTTTTTATAATAGAAGGACAGCGAGAAATTGAACTTGCACTTAAAGGGGAGTACCTTCTGGAAACAATACTTTTCTGTCCCGAAGTCCAGACCAATTTTGATATTTCTGCCTACTCCAAAAAACAAAAAATTGAGATTGTACAACTATCCAAACCTGTTTACGAGAAAATAGCTTATAGGGAAAAAACAGAAGGTATTTTGGCCATTGCCAAAGGAAAATCACATGGTCTTTCCCAAATTCAATTTAAAACCGACAATCCTTTAATCCTCGTAGCTGAAGCACCTGAAAAACCAGGAAATATAGGTGCATTATTACGAACCGCAGATGCAGCTGCCGTAGATGCTGTTTTAATTGCCAATCCTAAATCCGACCTATATAATCCCAATATTGTGCGCTCCAGTGTTGGATGTGTATTCACGAATCAAATTGGAACAGGAACTACAGAAGAGATTATCCACTTTTTAAAGGAACAAAAAATCAAAATATATTGTGCGGCACTAACTGCATCCAAAATTTATTTGGATTGTGATTTTAATACATCTTCCGCAATTGTTGTTGGCACCGAAGCTACCGGATTAACAGAAGCTTGGCTTCAGAATTCCGACCAAAACCTAATAATCCCGATGCAGGGTGAAATCGATTCTATGAATGTTTCCGTATCGGCGGCAATACTTATATTTGAAGCCAAGCGGCAACGTGGATTATAG
- a CDS encoding amidohydrolase family protein: protein MKRILVSLLVLGFTGNFMLSAQQTPASAQSEAITITGATAHIGNGTIKENCTLVFEDGKITAIGGSEIESKGQVINANGKHIYPGFIAPGKALGLVEVNAVRASNDQDEIGDMIPHIRSIIAYNAESKVVESMRPNGVLLSQITPKGGRISGTSSIVQFDAWNWEDATVKTDDGIHLNWPTLFRNGRWWMGEPRGFIPNKDYQKQVNDVKTFMQNANAYGKGNANEVNAPYAAMQGIFDGSKHLYIYADGEKEIMDAITNAKAAGATKIVLVGGYHAHKISDFLKENNIPILVNFTHTLPKFDDDDYDFTYKLPKLLVDEGLIVGLQNASASNFQTRNLPFYAGQVVAQGLEKEKALQLITGNNAKILGIDADYGTLEVGKSATLFISEGDALDMRTNQLSRAFIDGRDISLETHQTELWKRYMGKYEGK from the coding sequence ATGAAAAGAATATTAGTATCACTACTCGTTTTAGGGTTTACAGGGAATTTTATGCTGTCCGCACAACAGACGCCAGCTTCAGCCCAATCCGAAGCAATTACGATAACAGGTGCAACTGCCCATATTGGCAATGGAACAATTAAAGAGAACTGTACCTTGGTTTTTGAAGATGGTAAAATAACTGCCATAGGTGGCTCGGAAATTGAAAGTAAAGGACAAGTTATCAATGCGAACGGAAAACATATCTACCCTGGGTTTATAGCTCCAGGCAAGGCTTTAGGTCTGGTTGAGGTCAATGCGGTAAGAGCAAGTAATGACCAAGACGAAATTGGAGATATGATTCCACATATACGCAGTATAATTGCATATAATGCCGAATCTAAAGTAGTAGAAAGTATGCGTCCCAATGGCGTGTTGTTAAGTCAAATAACACCAAAAGGCGGAAGGATTTCGGGTACATCCTCTATCGTACAGTTTGATGCTTGGAACTGGGAAGATGCAACTGTAAAGACTGATGACGGCATCCACTTGAACTGGCCAACGCTTTTCAGAAATGGTAGATGGTGGATGGGAGAACCAAGAGGTTTTATCCCTAATAAAGACTATCAAAAACAGGTCAATGATGTTAAGACCTTTATGCAAAACGCAAATGCCTATGGCAAGGGAAATGCTAATGAAGTTAACGCTCCATATGCAGCTATGCAAGGTATTTTTGATGGTTCCAAACACTTATACATCTATGCCGACGGTGAAAAAGAGATAATGGACGCTATTACAAACGCTAAAGCAGCTGGAGCAACAAAAATAGTTCTGGTAGGTGGATATCATGCCCATAAGATTTCTGATTTTCTAAAGGAAAACAACATTCCTATTTTGGTCAATTTTACCCACACCCTGCCAAAATTCGATGATGACGATTATGATTTCACCTATAAACTACCAAAACTATTAGTGGATGAAGGATTAATTGTGGGACTTCAAAATGCATCAGCTTCAAACTTTCAGACCAGGAATCTGCCTTTCTACGCAGGTCAAGTGGTCGCGCAAGGATTAGAGAAGGAAAAAGCGCTACAATTGATAACTGGAAACAATGCCAAAATTTTAGGTATCGATGCTGATTACGGCACCTTGGAAGTTGGTAAAAGCGCCACACTGTTCATTTCTGAGGGTGATGCTTTGGATATGCGCACCAACCAACTTTCCAGAGCCTTTATAGATGGACGCGATATCTCTTTGGAGACCCATCAAACGGAACTTTGGAAAAGATACATGGGCAAGTACGAAGGGAAGTAG
- a CDS encoding DUF3810 domain-containing protein, protein MKQRIKTILIIALPLQVILVKWLGNYPELVETHYSNGIYPTISRFLRILFGWVPFSVGDLFYTVLVFLAFRYIYKNHKSIRKKPLLFLKNITVILSIAYFVFHFLWGLNYYRQPITWRFQIEKEYTLDQLVSTTEHLTRQANNYQIQITGDTIDPVEIPYSRKEIFKKTEEGYAKLKEYYPDFEYKTPSLKASTYSLPLTYMGYGGYLNPFSNEAQVNGLLPAFRLPTVSGHEVGHQLGYSAEDATNLIGFLVTSKNDDVYFKYAAYSHALGYCLSDLSRKDEARFNELIEKLNPGVKKNFREVATFWEHYENPLEPVFKSLFNTFLKANNQQEGIQSYNSVVGLVIGYHEKYGF, encoded by the coding sequence ATGAAACAAAGGATTAAGACCATACTGATCATTGCCTTACCGCTTCAGGTAATCTTGGTAAAATGGTTGGGCAATTATCCAGAACTTGTAGAAACACATTACAGTAATGGTATATATCCTACCATATCACGTTTTTTGAGAATACTCTTTGGATGGGTTCCTTTTTCCGTAGGAGATCTTTTTTACACGGTTTTAGTGTTTTTGGCATTTAGATACATTTATAAAAACCATAAATCTATTAGAAAAAAGCCTTTACTTTTCCTAAAGAATATTACTGTGATATTGTCCATAGCATATTTTGTTTTTCATTTCCTCTGGGGTTTAAATTATTACAGGCAACCAATAACTTGGAGATTCCAGATTGAAAAAGAATATACTCTAGATCAGTTGGTTTCCACTACAGAACATTTGACAAGACAGGCAAATAACTACCAAATACAAATTACCGGTGATACCATTGATCCCGTTGAAATTCCGTATTCAAGAAAAGAAATCTTCAAAAAGACAGAAGAAGGATATGCTAAGTTAAAGGAATACTATCCCGATTTTGAATACAAAACCCCAAGTCTTAAAGCCTCAACTTATAGTCTTCCGCTCACCTATATGGGATATGGAGGGTATTTAAACCCTTTTTCCAATGAGGCGCAGGTGAATGGATTATTACCTGCCTTTAGATTACCGACCGTAAGCGGGCACGAAGTGGGACACCAATTGGGATATTCTGCAGAAGATGCCACCAATCTGATAGGTTTTTTGGTCACCTCAAAAAATGACGACGTCTATTTTAAATATGCCGCTTACTCGCATGCTTTGGGCTATTGCCTATCGGATTTATCAAGAAAAGACGAAGCAAGATTTAATGAGCTTATTGAAAAACTCAATCCAGGCGTGAAGAAAAACTTTAGGGAAGTAGCCACTTTCTGGGAGCACTATGAAAACCCATTGGAGCCTGTGTTCAAATCGCTTTTTAATACCTTTTTAAAAGCAAACAACCAACAGGAAGGTATCCAAAGTTACAACTCAGTAGTAGGGCTTGTCATTGGTTATCATGAAAAGTACGGTTTCTAG